From a single Thermodesulfovibrionales bacterium genomic region:
- a CDS encoding tetratricopeptide repeat protein → MSRKSLVSRTSGFCKLLLFGCLILMFAAPVLSAQEDLYDKALHAYHKKDFKATVKYLKEYVAQNPDAGAYYLLGYANYKLKNRKEASEYFREAYLIDPNFTPREIDFGKKRK, encoded by the coding sequence ATGTCACGGAAGAGTCTTGTTTCGAGGACGTCTGGTTTTTGCAAGCTTCTCTTATTCGGATGTCTTATCCTCATGTTCGCGGCTCCGGTGCTCTCCGCGCAGGAGGACCTTTATGATAAGGCCCTCCATGCCTATCACAAGAAAGATTTTAAGGCGACCGTTAAATACCTGAAGGAATATGTCGCCCAGAATCCCGATGCAGGGGCCTACTATCTCCTCGGTTATGCGAACTATAAGTTGAAGAACAGGAAAGAGGCCTCAGAATATTTCAGGGAGGCCTATCTCATAGACCCCAATTTTACGCCGAGGGAAATCGATTTCGGGAAGAAGAGGAAATGA